The following DNA comes from Desulfotomaculum sp..
TCACTGAGGGTCTTGGTTGTGAAGTTTATTATAATCAACTAATCAATGTAGTTTACATCACAAAGATTTAATTAGTACTCTACCCGGGTTATGGTATTACTTTGCCATTGCCCTTGTGTTCAATGTTATCTTAATATATCTCTACATACTGATAGTCCCGGATATATTTAATTTATTTATTTCTTGTGTGATTATTAAGGCTAATAAATTCAATAACACAGTAATACAATAATCATTCTTGAGACTGCAAATAAAGCGTTTTTTTCGTCGGGTGATGCTGGAATCAAACGAACATATTCCCCGTGCACAGCAGGCCCTTTGGATCAAAAACTGCTTTAAGAGCGCTCATTTCATTTATGTAATCTTGCTAAAAAAAATCATTCCAAAAAAGAAGATAATGTTATAATAGTCTTAATCTTATAAAAACAAGGGGGTTAAAAAATGGCCCAAGTTGCTGTAGGCGCAGATAATTTCCTTTACCCGATGCCGATGGCCCTTGTCGGGGCAAATGTCGGCGGCAAACCAAATTTCCTGGCAGTCGCTTTTTTCAGCGCGATCCAGATGAAACCTCCTATTTTGGCGGTTTCCTTAAACAAAGTCCGTTACACAAATGACGGAATCAAAGAAAACAAAACATTCAGCGTCAACATTCCCTCTGTTGAACTTATGGAGGCGACGGATTACTGCGGAATAAAGTCGGGGAAGAGTGTGGACAAATCAGGTGTTTTTGAAACATTCTACGGTAAGCTTGAGACAGCGCCGATGATTAAAAACTGCCCGGTCTGCATGGAGTGCAGGCTTATAGAGGTAGTGGACGTGGTAACTGATAATATAGTCTTTGTCGGAGAAGTTGCGGAAACCTACATGGATGATCAATACCTGACCGGCGGCGTACCGGACCTAATTAAGACCAAACCCTTTCTTTTCTCTGTCAGAGAAAAGAAATACATCGGTATTGGAGAAATAATCGGCGATGCATGGGAAGCCGGGAAGGATTACAAGTGACCTATAGAAAAATCATTATTCCATATTTAAAAGGGGTGAAAGAATGAGTACAGCGACATTGAGTGCAGTTATTATGGGGATGCCTGCGAATATTCAAATTCCCAGCCTTCGCGACGGTGAAACCCGCCTTCATTCAGTAGCACGGATTTTTCCAGACGACTGGAACAATTTTGTTGATAATCTGAAGAATGATTTTAACCTGGCCGGTTATATCGTTGCCAGGATAAAAGGTTGTAATATCAAAGATATTGAACCGCAGGTAGAGCAGGAAATAGATCGCTGGGTTAAATTTCATTACCCGAATTATTTCAGGACTTTACACGGGCTGTTAGAACTCAAGGAGGAATATGCCAAAGATTCGGCCGACACAGTAAATTTAAGCCAGGTGATTGTTCCTTCCCTTGAGAAAGAAGACCTTTCCGGCATACAGGATCAAAAATTAGAGTTTAATATTGTCCCTTTAAACGACGATACGCAGGAACTTGATCTGAATCAGGTGAAACCGCTTGTCAAGGGGAAATACCTCTGGTGTGTCAGCGGAGGTTCGCGTTTTTCTATTTTAACGGGGATGATTCTTAAAGAGATGATCTTGGAAATGGAAGGTTACGCGCGTATCGTGCAATTTTTTGATGGACGCACTTCTATTTTATACCGTACTTCCGCTCTTGCAGAAATGCAAATGGAATTTGGAAGTATCCCGAAAGATCATGAAGAGATTGCAAAAAACTTTTTCTCCATGAATTTTTACAGCCGCGGGGAAAAATCATATTCATCTTTGTGTATGTTTGAAGAAGAATATGATAAAGGTTCAGGAGCCGGAAAGGCCAAATAATTAGTCATTAAGATTCCTTGTTTGAAAGTATTCCTTAAAGCAAAGAATACTGATAAAATAAATAAATATAGGATGATCACCAAACATTCTTAAAAAGTATATTTTAAAATAAGTTTTATTGTAACTGTTTTTACTAAAGGGCTTTGTCTTTTCAATATAAATAAGAGGTGTTTATTCTGATGGCTTTTCAAAGACCAGACATTATTCGCCCTCCCAGTGAATGGAAAAGTTATTTCCTGCCCTTGACCAGCGGCTGCTCTAACAATACCTGCACTTTCTGCAATTACTACGGATCTACCTTGAGACTAAGGGAACCGGAAGAGGCAATGCAGGAAATTGATGCGCTTGCCCTGTATAGAAAGAGCGTTGTAACCCTGCGGACGATGCCTTATATTGTTTATGCTATAGCCCGGAATTGGGATGGGAAACGTGTCTTTTTGCAGGATGGCGACGCGTTGGTTTATCCGTTTCCAAAATTAAAAAGAGTTCTTGAACATCTCAACGAAAAACTGCCCAATCTGGACAGGATAAGCGCCTATGCTACGGCAAAGGATATTATACGCAGGGATGTACAAGAACTTAAACAACTGAAGGACTTAAAGCTGACTTTTTTCTATATGGGTGTTGAGAGCGGCGATGATGAGATATTAAAAAGAGTGCGCAAGAGGGAAACCTACTCTGAAATGGTGGAAGCAGGACACAAAGTAAAAGAAGCCGGAATAGGCTTGTCGGCGACGATCATACTTGGTCTCGGAGGTGTAGAGAACAGCAGGAAACATGCCCTTTCCTGCGCCAGGATATTGAGCGAAATCGATCCTGAGTTTGCCGCTGCGCTGACTTTAATTATAGTACCCGGTACGCCTATGGAGGAGGAAATCAAAAGGGGAAATTTTCATCTAATTACACCGTTTGAATCCCTTGAAGAATTGAAGCTGATTATTGAAAACGCCAATTTTACGAACTGCTTCTTTACTTCCATGCATGCCTCAAACTATCTGCCGGTCCGGGTCCGCCTTCCGGAAGAGAAGAACAAAATAATTAAGGATTTGGAGAGAATACTGGCTAAAAAAGATCCTTCTTTGCTTAAACCGGAATATTTCAGGGCATTATAATTCTTTAAGGAATAATGTGCCAGGCGGTTTATATTTTAATTCATTTCTAATTGCAGCTCTATCTGTACGCGCAGGATTCTTTTTAATCCTTTATAAAGCTGATAAACTTGACTATTATTATGCTTTTTGGATAATGGGCTTGTTAAAGCCCGTTTTTTATTTCTGTGCATTTATTTATATATGAAGGATATACGGATGATCATAGAAAAGGTTGTCCCCGGAGGGATCGCCGATCAGCTGGGAGTCGAACCGGGGGACAGGTTAAAAATGATATGCAACGAACACGTCAGGGATATCTTAGACTACAAATTTCTTACCTGTGCTGAAGACATCTCCGTTCTTCTAAAAAAGGGAAGCGGTGAAGAGTGGCTTTTAGACATTGAAAAAGATTACGAAGAAGATTTGGGCATCTGCTTCAAGCAAGAAGGACTGGGCAGGATTAAGCGCTGCCAGAATAGCTGTATTTTCTGCTTCCTGGCCCAGATGCCTAAGGGAATGCGAAAGACACTTTATTTCAAAGATGATGATTACCGGCTTTCATTTCTTCACGGAAATTTTATCACGCTGACCAATTTAAGCAAAAGAGACCTTGAGCGTATTGTTAAACTGAGGCTTACCCCGCTTTACATATCTGTACATACGACCAATGCCGCTTTACGCAATAAAATGCTGAATAATCCCCGCTCGGGAAAAATCATGGAACAGCTGGGTTTCCTGGCTCAAGGCGGAATCATGATGCAAACCCAGGCAGTGGTTTGTCCAGGAATAAATGACGGTCCGGAACTGCAAAAAACAATCAGGGATCTATATAGTCTATGGCCTGCAGTCAATTCACTGGCCGTTGTTCCCGTAGGC
Coding sequences within:
- a CDS encoding radical SAM protein, encoding MAFQRPDIIRPPSEWKSYFLPLTSGCSNNTCTFCNYYGSTLRLREPEEAMQEIDALALYRKSVVTLRTMPYIVYAIARNWDGKRVFLQDGDALVYPFPKLKRVLEHLNEKLPNLDRISAYATAKDIIRRDVQELKQLKDLKLTFFYMGVESGDDEILKRVRKRETYSEMVEAGHKVKEAGIGLSATIILGLGGVENSRKHALSCARILSEIDPEFAAALTLIIVPGTPMEEEIKRGNFHLITPFESLEELKLIIENANFTNCFFTSMHASNYLPVRVRLPEEKNKIIKDLERILAKKDPSLLKPEYFRAL
- a CDS encoding DUF512 domain-containing protein, with translation MKDIRMIIEKVVPGGIADQLGVEPGDRLKMICNEHVRDILDYKFLTCAEDISVLLKKGSGEEWLLDIEKDYEEDLGICFKQEGLGRIKRCQNSCIFCFLAQMPKGMRKTLYFKDDDYRLSFLHGNFITLTNLSKRDLERIVKLRLTPLYISVHTTNAALRNKMLNNPRSGKIMEQLGFLAQGGIMMQTQAVVCPGINDGPELQKTIRDLYSLWPAVNSLAVVPVGLTRYREGLFPLQEFNRERARDVLALVEESQRWCLKQGGYPFVFAGDEFYLAAEHEFPGALRYGGFPQTENGVGLARLFLDEWAKTSRKLPEELPVPVRATIVTGAAGQKLLIPVIDRLNRVKRLIVNLRVIENRFFGGKVTVAGLLTPDDVYSILKDTELGDVVIIPSLMLKKDESVFLDGSRVGDLAGKLKANVAVADGPRGIVEAIFSDKTSMPLRRT